In the Quercus lobata isolate SW786 chromosome 5, ValleyOak3.0 Primary Assembly, whole genome shotgun sequence genome, one interval contains:
- the LOC115991043 gene encoding ankyrin repeat and sterile alpha motif domain-containing protein 1B-like, with amino-acid sequence MEDHALHILTIHEDTVLHKAAYSKQADLVLSLLEDLPSCPDDKMRRKNRSGNTILHEAATLDHGSSVKVAEEMIKRDQELLRMRNELGETPLFRAARYGKSEIFNFLAGESLKLNHGEKDMQKFVQRVDKTTILHIAILSQHFG; translated from the coding sequence ATGGAGGACCATGCGTTACATATACTGACTATACACGAGGACACAGTGCTCCACAAGGCCGCTTACTCGAAACAAGCTGACCTGGTACTCAGTCTTCTCGAAGACTTGCCTTCCTGCCCTGACGACAAAATGCGCCGCAAAAACCGTTCTGGAAACACAATCCTCCACGAGGCAGCTACTCTCGACCACGGAAGCTCGGTGAAGGTAGCAGAAGAGATGATAAAGAGAGATCAAGAGTTGTTAAGAATGCGCAACGAGCTTGGAGAAACCCCACTCTTTCGAGCAGCCCGCTATGGTAAATCTGAGATATTCAACTTTCTGGCAGGTGAAAGTTTAAAGTTAAACCATGGTGAGAAGGACATGCAAAAGTTTGTTCAGAGGGTTGACAAGACCACTATTCTTCACATCGCCATCCTTTCTCAGCACTTTGGTTAG